In Methanococcus voltae, the following proteins share a genomic window:
- a CDS encoding serine/threonine protein kinase — protein sequence MERDYNFDKSELRTNLNLVNMGLKNRIKNINFTNEKLIDWQIVDKLYNKGIIITEFIGKGHRGVVFKGYCQNCVSKDYVDKNFKYSNFRQYLPIAIKIPRLGAPKNTIFHEGHVLSIINKQGIGPKLYEFTEEYMIMEYIDGKMIKDCIDDLKKDNILFIVEETIKQCLKLDLMGIDHTEIQGGKHIIVSDKIKIIDFDKAKIHNKTIAKNFTTAMSLFFGYNPLSKKIAKELNLSENDLLDLQKLSGIYKKLFKV from the coding sequence TTGGAAAGAGATTATAATTTTGATAAATCAGAACTAAGAACTAATTTAAACTTGGTAAATATGGGGCTTAAAAATAGAATAAAAAATATAAATTTTACCAATGAAAAATTAATAGATTGGCAAATTGTCGATAAATTATATAATAAAGGTATTATAATAACTGAATTTATTGGTAAGGGTCATCGAGGTGTTGTATTCAAAGGATATTGTCAAAACTGTGTTTCAAAAGATTATGTCGATAAAAATTTTAAATATAGCAATTTTAGACAGTATTTACCAATTGCAATTAAAATACCAAGATTAGGCGCTCCCAAAAATACGATATTTCACGAAGGACACGTTTTAAGTATCATAAATAAACAAGGGATAGGCCCTAAACTTTATGAATTTACAGAAGAATATATGATAATGGAATATATTGACGGAAAAATGATTAAAGACTGTATTGATGATTTAAAAAAGGATAATATCCTATTTATTGTGGAAGAAACAATTAAACAATGTTTAAAGCTGGATTTAATGGGCATAGACCATACTGAAATACAGGGCGGTAAACACATAATTGTATCTGATAAAATTAAAATAATAGATTTTGATAAAGCTAAGATACACAACAAAACGATTGCTAAAAATTTCACAACTGCAATGTCTTTGTTTTTCGGATACAATCCACTTTCTAAAAAAATTGCAAAAGAGTTAAATCTTTCAGAAAATGATTTATTGGACTTGCAAAAATTATCAGGAATATATAAAAA
- the albA gene encoding DNA-binding protein Alba, producing MTNSIYIGSKGTMNYVNAVMTLFNDPSVKEVILKARGKAIIKAIDVEEVLKNRVLTSVKVQNITLGTEILKNNTGKEINVSTIEIILINEETE from the coding sequence ATGACAAATTCAATATATATAGGTAGCAAGGGCACTATGAACTACGTTAATGCAGTTATGACGTTATTTAACGACCCCTCAGTTAAAGAAGTAATATTAAAAGCCAGGGGTAAAGCAATTATAAAAGCAATTGATGTTGAAGAAGTTTTAAAAAACAGAGTCTTAACGTCGGTTAAAGTACAAAATATTACCTTAGGGACTGAAATTTTAAAAAATAATACCGGAAAAGAGATAAATGTTTCCACAATTGAAATAATACTCATAAATGAAGAAACCGAATAA
- the hisS gene encoding histidine--tRNA ligase — protein MFQKPKGTRDFLPSEMLKRKFIAQKLREVFDNYNIKEICTPTFESFDLLCKKTGDEIRSQLFVFKDHGDREMGLRPELTSSVARYFINEFKNVPKPLKFYYLTNCFRYENPQAGRYREFWQMGCELIGSNKCTADAEVLNLAIEGLKHINMKYEINIGHLGVLKGVFEEFNLSDDESTQIRRLIDKEDIDGLKEVLNVIESEKGISISNIVFEILDLKGNKEIIDILIEKLQKFPKSIEALENLKEILEYVEHEYIINFGIARGLDYYTGMVFEIYGTKEGAKQVCGGGRYDNLIELFEGEPTPAVGFAYGFDRIMLNIEEPEVNEEVIYITTAGNDKELTKESFKLAKKLRENSKMVELDLMNRKLNKSLNFANNIKATKVIIIGKKDLENGMVSIKDMVSGEQIQVKSDELLNYL, from the coding sequence ATGTTTCAAAAACCAAAGGGAACAAGGGATTTTTTACCTTCCGAGATGTTAAAAAGGAAATTTATAGCACAAAAACTAAGGGAAGTTTTTGATAATTATAACATTAAAGAAATTTGTACACCTACATTCGAAAGTTTTGACCTCTTATGCAAAAAAACAGGCGATGAAATAAGAAGTCAATTATTTGTATTTAAAGACCACGGAGACAGGGAAATGGGTTTAAGACCTGAATTAACTTCTTCCGTTGCAAGATACTTCATAAACGAATTTAAAAACGTTCCAAAACCTTTAAAATTCTATTATCTTACAAACTGCTTTAGATACGAAAACCCTCAAGCAGGGCGATATAGGGAATTTTGGCAAATGGGTTGCGAGTTAATCGGTAGTAATAAATGTACAGCAGATGCTGAAGTTTTAAATTTAGCAATTGAAGGATTAAAACATATAAATATGAAATATGAAATAAATATCGGACATTTGGGCGTTTTAAAGGGTGTTTTCGAAGAATTTAATCTTTCAGATGACGAAAGTACTCAAATCAGAAGATTAATTGATAAAGAAGACATTGACGGATTAAAAGAAGTTTTAAATGTAATTGAATCCGAAAAAGGAATTTCAATATCTAATATAGTATTTGAAATATTGGACTTAAAAGGAAACAAGGAGATAATTGATATTTTAATTGAAAAACTTCAAAAATTCCCTAAATCTATAGAAGCACTCGAAAACTTAAAAGAAATATTAGAATACGTAGAACACGAATATATCATAAACTTTGGAATTGCCCGAGGTTTAGATTACTATACTGGAATGGTATTTGAAATCTATGGGACTAAAGAAGGTGCAAAACAAGTTTGTGGTGGTGGTAGATACGATAATTTAATAGAATTGTTTGAAGGAGAGCCTACGCCAGCAGTTGGTTTTGCATACGGTTTTGACAGAATTATGTTAAATATCGAAGAACCGGAAGTAAATGAAGAAGTTATTTATATTACCACGGCAGGAAATGACAAAGAATTAACAAAAGAGAGTTTTAAACTTGCAAAAAAATTAAGGGAAAACTCAAAAATGGTAGAACTTGATTTAATGAACAGAAAGCTTAACAAATCTTTAAATTTTGCAAATAATATAAAAGCTACGAAAGTAATTATAATTGGTAAAAAGGATTTAGAAAATGGTATGGTTTCCATAAAAGATATGGTTTCAGGCGAACAAATTCAAGTTAAATCTGATGAATTGTTAAATTATTTGTAA
- a CDS encoding metal-sulfur cluster assembly factor produces MVSKEDVLNAIKVVPDPHMGISIVDMGLIKDVIVDDEGNVEFTLTPTNPGCMSVIHMAAGAKNAVLELEGVKTVKATVKGHMMEDDINKILNEETE; encoded by the coding sequence ATGGTTTCAAAAGAAGATGTATTAAATGCTATAAAAGTAGTTCCAGACCCACATATGGGCATAAGCATAGTAGATATGGGTTTAATAAAAGATGTTATCGTAGATGATGAAGGAAACGTTGAATTTACCTTAACACCAACAAATCCAGGCTGTATGAGTGTAATTCACATGGCTGCAGGTGCTAAAAATGCGGTTTTAGAACTTGAAGGTGTTAAAACTGTAAAAGCTACTGTAAAAGGTCATATGATGGAAGACGACATCAATAAAATTTTAAATGAAGAAACTGAATAA